The Aedes albopictus strain Foshan chromosome 2, AalbF5, whole genome shotgun sequence region ggtccatacaaattttcaattttttgtatgaacgaaagtctacggagggggaaggggggtctgagattgccaacaatgagtctacgtagtttatggacagtgcctaaTGAATTTTAAACATTTTGCACCTCgacgttaaggagaaacttcagagaatacaaacatggctgccacaaaggccgacttggtcccctactcacgatttcaagagcaccaatcttgaaaatttgtaaacaaatgctatcgatttgtaaaagctgcctctttttggaagtgagcaaagccaggaaaaacaagtgcggcttgactcgatgctttgttcgtcagatttgtgcctctaaaatttgtatgaaaaattgcaatgggatttcttgatgtttccccTTAATATCAATGCGAGTTTGAATTGTTTTGTGagatggaaaaaatgattccaaaaattgatcaacaaaccaaattaacaaaaaattgttgatgttttcacatctgacagtgggcgctatttactagcgcccaggacatcctgtctaccataattccaatgcattgatataggccgtgtagGGGGCCtgagtaggaggaaagggacgagccagggattgcacccaggaccttctgcatatgaatcagaccACCAAACTCGTAAATACCCGATGGATTATTATAATATGTTTGAAATGTAATTAGGAAGCGTTACACGATTTTCTAGGATTTTTACTAGAGTGTTTCAAGTAATTTGGACAAAccgaaaccacagacaaacagacgtctcactctactcacttctcatcgttaccctttttaacggttagttcaaatattttcgcaagttcgcaaatcgctcgatcacggcgctcgtatcgtttttgctcctgtttgacgtttgctcactaccgccacctactgaacggtttgcgtaacacagcttggttagcattgagcgattatgttttcgtgacgatgatttgtatcgcaatttgttccaagtgatacgtctgtttgcctgtgccGAAACTATAGCCTTATCTCTTTACCATTCATTAGACTAGACTATGTGAACTGTTTGACCACACAGTATAATAAGGATACTTTTCTGTTTTTTCTTTGCCAGGGCCTTAAAATAAGGAAGCAACGAAGTACTGGTGATTTAGAGAAACGTGGGACTGGATCCGGGAGCATACGATCGACTGCATCGATAGCATCATGGCTCAGCACAGAGTCTTCACAGTCAGGGATGACAAACAAGTATGTCGTAGAGAACTGGGACAATGCAATGAAATAAGCTTTATTCCAACGTAACAAAATACTCATGTCATATCGAATTATTCCAACACATTTCTCGTTTTATTTTAGATCAATGCATACAGATTCCAATGCTAGCTTTATTGTGGAAGACGAACAATTGGACGGTAGTGTGGTAGAAACTTATATGGGTGAATGGAAGAATGATAAACGATGTGGATATGGTATTTCCGAGCGCAGTGATGGACTTAAGTAAGATGAAGCTGCAATGGTCAATTAAATATGTAGTTTTTATTGTTGTGTTTAATGTGTTTTTTAGGTATGAGGGTGAATGGTTTGCAAATAAAAAGTATGGTTATGGTGTTACGACGTTTAAGGATGGAACGAAGGAAGAGGGCAAATATAAAAATAATGTTCTAATAACTAGTCAAAAGAAGAAACATCTATTTCTTATTCGTTCTGCCAAATTCCGAGAACGAATAGACGCTGCAGTTGACTCTGCTCAACGTGCTTCGAAGTACGCACTACAAAAGGCAGATATTGCCATTTCGAGGACGGCGACTGCACGTGGGAAGGCAGAATTGGCGGATGTTGCCGCGGACCAAGCACGTGTGGATTCTGACGTTGCTATACAAATGGCTAGAGAATTCGCCCCAGATTTCAAACCACAGTTGTTAGAAAGATTCGAACGGTTAAGGCGAGAGCGACAAATTAGATCACCGCTTGATTATTCCATCAAGCAAATATCAGACATGCCGCCCAAACCCACGATAGCTGATGGAGTAATCAAACAAAACCTCTATAATCAAGAATCAGTCCGATCCCCAACGCAGCCGCCATCATCTATGTATAACCCCGATGTGACAAATTTAGGTTTTAATAAAGGGTATTCCAATCCTCAGTCATCAGTTCCGACACAGAGGTCCAGTGTTCGAAAGCTATCACAACCTTTTGAGCGTAACCAGCAGGGCTTCGGCACGATACCAAGTATGCCAAACAATGTACAGAGCCCGTATTCAAATGCATCGCCGAGCATGAATATTGGTAGCCCAGTCAATAATTTAATGTTAAATCAACAACAGTTAGAATCAAATTATGTGGATAGACAGAACTACCCACAGTTAGACATAGATCGATTTCAACAAGATAATTTTACTCATCGAAATTCCAATCAGATTTCCGGTGCAGCAAAAGCTGTGCCACCAGTAGGACAGATTAGTCAAACTTCTATAGATTATTTTGATCATTATAAACGACCTCCTAGTAGAGATGGTTCTGTGGATCGATATTCCAGAGCAGCGAGTAGACTAGGTGGAGCACAATCCAGACAATCTTCAGTAGATAGAACCGGTCCGTATGTAGTTAATCAAGCAGTAACGAATGAATCTGTGCCTGATCGATCTGTCCGTGCCGGTTCTCAAATACGAGGGGTCACACCCATGAGAAACGTAACGAATGTAAGCAGTACGATACCAACGGGTAATGGCATTGTCCCACATCCTCCGTCCAGAGCAGCTACCCCGCTTCATCAACAGTCGACAGATGCTTCGTTTTCCAGTTCAAATCAACCGTTTGAAGACGTTCTTCTTCGACAACGAACCCTTGGACAAGACATTATTCCATCACCATCGCAGCCAAAACGAACGGAGAGTTTGTACTTATCGAAACCGTTAGGGAATATTGGTGGACCAAGTGATGCTGTTCCTACCGCAGCTATGAGCAGAGGTGGAGGACGCAGTGGCGGGGGTGGTGGTGGAGGTGGAGGAGGAGGAGGTGGAATGGCCAGGACACCAAAGGTAAGTTGATAACCTTGTTTATTCGAACCCATCACtttttcagtagatcggcgagtatgcgattCCGATAAAGTTTAGAAATCGGTAGTTCCTCGTAACGAGTTTCCAATCGTAATTACTTCTTGTTCGTTTAGGGCGTTACCGTTCTCAGTTCTCATTATTTTGTTACTAACTTTACGTAGCAATTGGTttctacggctggctcgcagaccCCTAACTTTTTCCAAACCTCCTAACTTTTCGGAGAACCAAGGTGCACAGATGAGGTTAGAGTCTTTCACTGGCATTGGAACGTTGATCAGTCGCTCCTAAAATGGGCATCAGACGTTGTTGCGGGCCGTTCCTCCTGGAAaacagatgctcaggtttgcAAAAGTAAACCACCCTTTACTGTGTGCTgtgcatggacttatccaccgatgaacgaatcgtccaattctgattggaacggccccgctctagtgtcaaaattctcggaccgcgatgaattcggttcatcggtggataagtccatagatgGATTTAGAGTTCACTCGCTTGGAGAAGTTTGGCACTACACTTAAAGCAGTTTTATAGTAGAAATTACTACAGTGGGGGTTGTAATTAACAGACTCGTATCAACGTTTTTCAACCGAAGTGGCGTAATACTTAAAATAACAAGACATagcattttttacaaatattttgtGTTGCTGTTAAGGGGTTATATCAGTTCAAGATCGCATCTCGAAGTGAACAGACGCTTTTGTTCTGCTGTCGAATTGTTTTCGGTTTTTGTTTCGCAGTACACAGTACAATATGTCGAGCACATTTGCAGTGGATAAAACGTTGGCATTTCTTTTTCCAAGAGATGCCGCACAACCTACTGTAGCTGATATGGCCCGTTTCATCAAGGCGCTGAACCTACGTCGATGGAAACGGCGTACAAAATCTCCGAGGAGAAGTCGGTGTTCATTCGCTTCCGAAGCCAGGAAGCAATGAATTTTGTGTATGCGAACAACAGTAAATCTTTGCCCTTCCGATATACCGATGGAAACGAGGTGGCGGTTACTATGTCAGTTGCAGGTAACACCCGGTATGTGCGCATTTTTGACCTGCCGCAAGAAATACCGGATGCCGATCTGGTGTCCGTGATGGCTAAGTATGGAACTGTTAAACGTACCGCTCGCGAGAAGTTTCCGGCGGAGTACCAACTCAACATGTACACCGGAATTCGTGGAGTTTACATAGACGTAAAGAAAGAAATCCCGGAGATTGTGTATTTTCGCAATCGGAAAGGAAGATTGTATTACGACGAATTAATACAAAAGTGTTTCAACTGTAATTCGGACACTCACTTCAAGAAGGCTTGTCCGGTTCTCCGCGAGCAACAGAAGGAAGACGCACAGCGGCCAGTAACGCACGTGGTCAACGAATTTGAAGAGAAAACAAAGGAGCAAATCGATGATATTGTAGATGGATCATTATCGAATAATGAAGTATACACCAAAAACAAGcgaaaacaaagaaaaaagagACAAAGCGTCAACGTTCGTTCGAATCTAATCCAGATTCTGATTCAGTGTTGAATCAGCAGACACACAAGAAGCAGAACAAAGCCGACCCGCTCTCGAGCGACAGTGATAATAGTTTGACCACTGTTTCTGACGCGACGGTCAACAGGAGAAGGTACCGAATAGCTACGTACGAATGGATCGACGACCAAAGTGAACGACGACAATTGATTGAAGAGGACAAACAAAAAATAGCTGAAACTATCGGAATCCCGTTGGATCAGTTGACTTTCTAtcatagttgatttttttttgtagatttattttttttctatgtttgtAGAATTAGATTTTATGATATTATGATATTTAAATATTATTGTAAACTattgaattcggctccgtaaagtgcaTCGCACAATTGAGCCTTTTAAATAAACGGTTTGGAAAAAAGGGGGTTATAtgtgcagtgttgggaatactcacttgcgaaaagttatactcacttgcttctatctcagtccagaagcatgctatccaaaaatgatgtttgaagggcttttaaattgtaatttaatctaaaagtttgccgaataaagaaaaggtcgcagacgcataccaaaaccgtgagagagctgtgagcacaaggtgagtataaattacacgaattttactcacctcgtactcacagctctctcacaactttggtatgcgtatgCGGCCttaactttattcggcaaacttttgtattaaactacaatctaaaagcccttcaaacatcatttttggataGCATGCTtcaggactgagatagaagcaagtgagtatcgctcttgcaagtgagtattcccaacactgtatatgtgttgaggtcgagcacaaaatcgattttttaaattcttttatcttaaagtataggttcttaagaatgctgtttcaaattttcatagagattcaGGCAGTACAAGCAATgatatagcgttttgcgcctcgctACCTTATGGTcgcttgaaattttcaaccaaattttttttgagtgttca contains the following coding sequences:
- the LOC109421801 gene encoding junctophilin-1 isoform X1, with product MASSGPEQGIVSPAGSDGHQKISGGRYDFEDGGTFCGGWEDNKAHGHGVCTGPKNQGAYFGAWHYGFEVSGIYTWPSGSSYEGHWQNGKRHGLGVETRGRWIYRGEWTQGFKGRYGVRQSVSSTARYEGTWANGLQDGYGSETYADGGSYQGQWLRGMRHGYGVRTSAPFGMAARFRTKSIRASMTSLRSNEGGNNQAPTPDPVEKRSHRIDDARGGFVLKAKSDEPPARRNSLVEKTKKGLLSGLKIRKQRSTGDLEKRGTGSGSIRSTASIASWLSTESSQSGMTNKSMHTDSNASFIVEDEQLDGSVVETYMGEWKNDKRCGYGISERSDGLKYEGEWFANKKYGYGVTTFKDGTKEEGKYKNNVLITSQKKKHLFLIRSAKFRERIDAAVDSAQRASKYALQKADIAISRTATARGKAELADVAADQARVDSDVAIQMAREFAPDFKPQLLERFERLRRERQIRSPLDYSIKQISDMPPKPTIADGVIKQNLYNQESVRSPTQPPSSMYNPDVTNLGFNKGYSNPQSSVPTQRSSVRKLSQPFERNQQGFGTIPSMPNNVQSPYSNASPSMNIGSPVNNLMLNQQQLESNYVDRQNYPQLDIDRFQQDNFTHRNSNQISGAAKAVPPVGQISQTSIDYFDHYKRPPSRDGSVDRYSRAASRLGGAQSRQSSVDRTGPYVVNQAVTNESVPDRSVRAGSQIRGVTPMRNVTNVSSTIPTGNGIVPHPPSRAATPLHQQSTDASFSSSNQPFEDVLLRQRTLGQDIIPSPSQPKRTESLYLSKPLGNIGGPSDAVPTAAMSRGGGRSGGGGGGGGGGGGGMARTPKSVPVSTTLQRKKSLPDVQQLPFATSVMSREEVSMLGSARREEVRRQIDESERLKANPLLYLVSPKVKDWFSRQQLVMLVLIINIALAIMFFKMLT